The Coffea arabica cultivar ET-39 chromosome 1e, Coffea Arabica ET-39 HiFi, whole genome shotgun sequence genome has a window encoding:
- the LOC113694215 gene encoding putative B3 domain-containing protein At5g66980: MKAVRQYPAFMKAYFPPDSKQSLKLPSSFTSFLKSSLPDKVFLKNHYDDKRIWAVEVAKIENDLFFQAGWSQFLAENCLEFGDLLVFQYNGGQEFDFKILGKTADKREVIYAFDFSSEEQQEEEYPQEMESENKSRRGAVGLKTKSNSDSGRQEEFEEVSSKKKQKRDFQGSAARKRSLQRREISENKAGRSIKACGKGVHFIDNTADAEFKSRDDRPITPCFVAKVDEKRSNLVHVPKDLVTACGIYPEQTVTILDPAGNKRTTKVKQWQDGRFVMAGSWKFLFIRNGMRHKDSFLCEFVQGADPSEALIKVYPHRKK; encoded by the exons atgaaagcaGTCAGGCAATACCCTGCCTTTATGAAGGCATATTTCCCTCCAGACAGCAAGCAGAGCTTG AAACTTCCTTCCTCGTTCACATCATTTCTGAAAAGCTCACTGCCAGACAAGGTTTTTCTCAAGAATCATTATGATGATAAGAGAATTTGGGCTGTGGAGGTAgccaaaattgaaaatgatctCTTTTTCCAAGCTGGCTGGTCACAGTTTCTTGCAGAAAATTGCTTGGAGTTTGGAGACCTTCTAGTTTTTCAATACAATGGGGGTCAGGAGTTTGATTTCAAAATACTGGGAAAAACTGCAGACAAGAGGGAGGTAATTTATGCCTTTGACTTCAGTTCAGAAGAGCAGCAGGAAGAAGAGTATCCGCAAGAAATGGAAAGTGAGAATAAGAGCAGGAGAGGTGCTGTTGGATTGAAGACTAAGAGCAATTCTGACAGTGGTAGACAGGAAGAGTTTGAAGAGGTATCttccaaaaagaaacaaaagagagaTTTCCAAGGTTCTGCTGCACGAAAGAGAAGTCTCCAACGAAGAGAAATCT CTGAGAACAAGGCTGGGAGATCAATCAAAGCCTGCGGGAAAGGTGTCCATTTCATTGATAACACTGCTGATGCGGAATTTAAATCAAGAGATGATCGGCCTATAACTCCATGTTTTGTggcaaaagttgatgaaaagaggTCAAATCTAGTG CATGTTCCAAAAGATTTGGTTACGGCCTGTGGTATTTATCCTGAACAAACTGTGACCATCCTTGATCCTGCTGGGAACAAACGGACCACAAAAGTTAAGCAGTGGCAAGATGGACGATTTGTCATGGCTggaagctggaaatttctgttCATAAGGAATGGTATGCGCCATAAGGACTCCTTCCTTTGTGAGTTTGTTCAAGGTGCAGATCCAAGTGAAGCTTTGATTAAAGTTTATCCTCATCGGAAAAAATGA